One genomic segment of Kosmotoga arenicorallina S304 includes these proteins:
- a CDS encoding SDR family oxidoreductase codes for MVVVTGATGHIGNVLVRKLVNEGVSVKALFAPGDNLKALLNMPVELIPMDILDYEGLVRAFKGADAVFHLAGLITIMPFFQKKVFRVNVEGTKNVIRACRKAGVKRLVYVSSVHALSEPEKGAAIDENFGFNVKKVYGCYGKSKALAGREVERAVSEGLDAVILCPSGVIGPYDYRGSEMGTLFRDFVRGKFRISVNGCFDFVDVRDVADGIIRAWKKGKSGEKYILSGHMITMKKLVALLYKYTAQKRKKIFFVPEVLVYPVAAVMTAYYWLSGSKPRFTFYSLHTLRRYYRFSHEKASRELGYFPGPIEETVKATLEWFTKEANTLTYNRQYRSC; via the coding sequence ATGGTTGTTGTTACAGGAGCGACAGGACACATAGGAAATGTACTAGTGAGAAAGCTTGTCAATGAAGGCGTTTCTGTAAAGGCTCTGTTTGCACCGGGTGATAACCTGAAAGCATTGTTGAATATGCCTGTTGAATTGATACCCATGGACATTCTTGATTATGAAGGGCTTGTTAGAGCGTTCAAAGGAGCCGATGCCGTATTCCATCTTGCAGGTTTGATTACAATCATGCCTTTCTTCCAGAAAAAGGTATTCAGAGTAAATGTGGAGGGCACAAAGAACGTAATAAGGGCATGTCGGAAAGCCGGTGTAAAAAGGCTTGTTTATGTAAGCTCTGTGCACGCATTAAGTGAGCCTGAAAAAGGGGCTGCGATCGATGAGAATTTCGGATTCAACGTAAAGAAAGTTTATGGGTGTTACGGAAAATCAAAAGCTCTGGCCGGCAGAGAGGTGGAGAGGGCAGTTTCCGAAGGCCTTGATGCAGTTATTTTATGCCCCAGTGGTGTTATCGGACCCTATGATTACAGGGGTTCTGAAATGGGAACGCTGTTTCGGGATTTTGTGAGGGGGAAATTCCGTATATCTGTGAATGGTTGTTTTGACTTTGTTGATGTCAGAGATGTGGCAGATGGAATTATTAGAGCGTGGAAAAAAGGAAAATCGGGCGAAAAATATATACTCAGCGGGCACATGATAACGATGAAAAAGCTTGTGGCTTTGCTTTATAAATATACAGCACAAAAGAGAAAGAAAATATTCTTTGTGCCGGAAGTGCTGGTATATCCTGTCGCTGCTGTAATGACTGCTTACTACTGGTTGTCCGGCTCAAAGCCCCGGTTTACCTTTTACTCCCTTCATACCCTTCGCAGGTATTACAGGTTTTCACACGAAAAGGCTTCCAGAGAATTAGGATATTTTCCAGGGCCAATAGAAGAAACTGTAAAAGCCACTCTCGAATGGTTTACAAAAGAAGCAAACACACTTACCTATAATCGGCAATATCGTTCTTGTTAA